One region of Streptomyces sp. NBC_00442 genomic DNA includes:
- a CDS encoding SigB/SigF/SigG family RNA polymerase sigma factor, translating into MATGTRGTRGAGTVGAQALPVIESPAQVAPADARELSRQFFERLAVLREGTPEHQYARNTLIEMNMSLVRFAARRFRGFADELEDVVQVGMIGLIKAIDRFELSRETEFATFAVPYIVGEMKRFFRDTTWAVHVPRRLQERRAELTRAREELEKRLDRSPTAKELAALMGIGEDEVAEARLAANGYTSASLDAALSGDAVDGEAALADVIGAEDPALGLVEDFHALAPLMAELSDRERLLLRLRFGAELTQSQIGEQLGVSQMQVSRLLSRTVAKLRAGMLGGSAEGEGSPA; encoded by the coding sequence GTGGCGACCGGCACGCGAGGTACACGAGGGGCGGGCACGGTCGGGGCGCAGGCACTTCCGGTGATCGAATCGCCCGCACAGGTCGCGCCCGCCGACGCGCGCGAGCTGTCGCGGCAGTTCTTCGAACGCCTTGCCGTGCTGAGGGAGGGCACGCCGGAGCACCAGTACGCGCGGAACACCTTGATCGAGATGAACATGTCGCTGGTGCGGTTCGCCGCCCGCCGCTTCCGAGGTTTCGCGGACGAGTTGGAGGACGTCGTCCAGGTCGGCATGATCGGCCTGATCAAGGCGATCGACCGGTTCGAGCTGTCCCGCGAGACCGAGTTCGCCACGTTCGCCGTGCCGTACATCGTCGGCGAGATGAAGCGGTTCTTCCGCGACACCACCTGGGCCGTGCACGTGCCCCGGCGTCTTCAGGAGCGCCGTGCGGAGCTGACGCGCGCCCGCGAGGAACTCGAAAAGCGCCTGGACCGCTCGCCCACGGCGAAGGAACTGGCAGCGCTGATGGGCATCGGCGAGGACGAGGTCGCCGAGGCCCGGCTGGCTGCCAACGGTTATACCTCCGCTTCCCTGGACGCCGCGCTGAGCGGCGACGCCGTGGACGGCGAGGCGGCCCTGGCCGACGTCATCGGAGCCGAGGACCCCGCCCTGGGTCTGGTCGAGGACTTCCACGCGCTCGCGCCGCTGATGGCGGAACTCTCCGACCGCGAACGCCTCCTGCTGCGGCTGCGCTTCGGCGCCGAACTCACCCAGAGCCAGATCGGCGAACAACTGGGCGTCTCCCAGATGCAGGTGTCCCGCCTCCTGTCCCGCACCGTCGCCAAGCTCCGTGCCGGAATGCTCGGCGGCAGCGCGGAAGGAGAAGGCTCGCCGGCCTGA
- a CDS encoding DUF3253 domain-containing protein, which produces MTDSTRQTDLRLERAILRLLESRDPASSICPSDAARAVYEGDDDGWRALMDPARRAARKLVASGDVEITQSGRVVDPTTARGPIRIRRAR; this is translated from the coding sequence GTGACGGACAGCACACGGCAGACCGACCTGCGTCTGGAACGGGCCATCCTCCGACTCCTGGAGTCCCGCGACCCGGCCTCCTCGATCTGTCCTTCCGACGCCGCACGGGCGGTGTACGAAGGGGACGACGACGGCTGGCGCGCCCTCATGGACCCGGCGCGGCGCGCGGCCCGGAAGCTCGTCGCGTCCGGCGATGTGGAGATCACCCAGTCCGGGCGCGTGGTCGATCCGACGACGGCGCGCGGTCCGATCCGCATCCGCCGCGCCCGCTGA
- a CDS encoding hydrophobic protein yields the protein MVPLLLVLLLALILFGAGFALKALWWIAIVVLVVWLVGFVARPRGGSGRWYRW from the coding sequence ATGGTTCCCCTGCTTCTCGTTCTTCTGCTCGCCCTGATCCTGTTCGGTGCCGGTTTCGCTCTCAAGGCCCTGTGGTGGATAGCCATCGTGGTCCTGGTCGTGTGGCTCGTCGGGTTCGTCGCACGACCCCGCGGCGGAAGCGGCCGCTGGTATCGCTGGTAG
- a CDS encoding CsbD family protein: MSGDEKTQSKVEQAKGKVKETAGRAVGNERLEAEGRAEQAKGDARQAKEKIKDVFKH; this comes from the coding sequence GTGTCGGGTGACGAGAAGACTCAGTCGAAGGTCGAGCAGGCCAAGGGCAAGGTCAAGGAGACGGCGGGCCGGGCGGTCGGCAACGAGCGTCTGGAGGCCGAGGGGCGTGCCGAGCAGGCCAAGGGCGACGCGCGCCAGGCCAAGGAGAAGATCAAGGACGTCTTCAAGCACTGA
- a CDS encoding DUF4097 family beta strand repeat-containing protein: MQKYDTTTPVTAVLALPAGRVQIIASDQSRVTVDVRPADAAKSRDVKAAEQTTVVHADGVLRVEGPTKNQYFGSSGSLDVTLELPVGSRVEAAAGSAEFRTVGRLGDVVFDGAHGTVQLDETAALRLTVHAADVSVGRLAGDSEIKVSAGDIQIAEALHGALTLRTESGNITVGAARGANATLDAGTSSGRVHNALNNTEGSAAALTIHATTSHGDITARSL; this comes from the coding sequence ATGCAGAAGTACGACACCACCACCCCCGTCACCGCCGTCCTCGCCCTCCCGGCCGGGCGCGTCCAGATCATCGCCTCCGACCAGAGCCGTGTCACCGTCGACGTCCGGCCGGCTGACGCCGCGAAGAGCCGCGACGTGAAGGCCGCGGAGCAGACCACGGTCGTCCACGCCGACGGTGTCCTGCGCGTCGAGGGCCCCACGAAGAACCAGTACTTCGGCTCCAGCGGCTCCCTCGACGTGACCCTTGAACTGCCCGTCGGCTCCCGCGTCGAGGCCGCGGCGGGCAGCGCCGAGTTTCGCACCGTGGGCCGGCTCGGAGACGTCGTCTTCGACGGCGCCCACGGCACGGTCCAGCTCGACGAGACGGCCGCCCTCCGGCTCACCGTCCATGCCGCAGACGTGTCGGTCGGCCGCCTGGCCGGAGACAGCGAGATCAAGGTTTCCGCGGGTGACATCCAGATCGCCGAAGCCCTGCACGGCGCCCTCACCCTGCGCACCGAGTCCGGCAACATCACGGTCGGCGCCGCCCGCGGAGCCAACGCCACCCTGGACGCGGGCACGTCCTCCGGCCGCGTCCACAACGCCCTCAACAACACCGAAGGGTCCGCGGCCGCCCTCACCATCCACGCGACCACCTCCCACGGAGACATCACGGCCCGCAGCCTGTGA
- a CDS encoding response regulator: MPGKNFVLRTVPQETAIVTDVAVGKLARRIVQQLLDDPGHPDTGDSASALTLLHVLVELQRSAERLQRSAAQDAARTGAGYPQIGEASGMTRQGARRRWPGLFHHSSEAPTEQPMNTVPAHPSAVLLVEDDIADAMLIEEALSQRGARNLVQVTDGVAALEHLRDPDSVRPDLIVLDLNMPRMNGRELLRVLKSDEDLQTIPVVVLTTSAAPDDVTGAYTSHANAYVTKPVNLEEFEQAVQSIDAFYLETTTRPPRE; encoded by the coding sequence ATGCCTGGCAAGAACTTCGTCCTGCGGACCGTGCCGCAGGAGACGGCCATCGTCACCGACGTGGCGGTCGGAAAGCTTGCACGGCGCATCGTCCAGCAGCTGCTGGACGACCCCGGGCACCCCGACACCGGCGATTCGGCATCCGCGCTGACGCTGCTGCACGTACTCGTCGAGCTTCAGCGGTCCGCGGAACGGCTCCAGCGTTCCGCGGCCCAGGACGCAGCGCGTACGGGTGCCGGATACCCGCAAATCGGCGAAGCAAGCGGTATGACCCGCCAAGGCGCCCGCCGGCGTTGGCCGGGACTGTTCCACCACTCCTCTGAAGCACCTACGGAGCAACCGATGAATACCGTCCCTGCCCACCCCAGCGCCGTGCTGCTCGTCGAGGACGACATCGCCGATGCCATGCTGATCGAGGAAGCCCTTTCCCAGCGCGGAGCGCGCAATCTCGTCCAGGTCACCGACGGGGTCGCCGCCCTGGAACACCTGCGGGACCCGGACAGCGTGCGTCCCGACCTCATCGTCCTCGACCTCAACATGCCCCGCATGAACGGCCGCGAGCTGCTCCGCGTGCTCAAGTCCGACGAGGACCTGCAGACCATCCCTGTGGTGGTGCTCACCACGTCCGCCGCGCCCGACGACGTCACGGGCGCGTACACCAGCCATGCCAACGCCTATGTGACCAAGCCGGTCAATCTGGAGGAGTTCGAGCAGGCCGTCCAGAGCATCGACGCCTTCTACCTGGAGACCACCACCCGCCCGCCGCGCGAATGA
- a CDS encoding CatB-related O-acetyltransferase — MPLPTQPADPTVLHPMPDQPRVVLLKPLVKSPLIEVGEFSYYDDPDHATAFEARNVLYHYGPERLVIGKFCALGTGVRFLMNGANHRMDGPSTFPFPTMGGSWAEHFDLLTGLPNRGDTVVGNDVWFGFGTTVMPGVRIGHGAIIAAGSVVTGDVPDYGVVGGNPARLIRTRYAERDIARLLAVAWWDWPVVAITEHLRTIMSGSVEDLENAAPRR, encoded by the coding sequence ATGCCCCTGCCGACCCAACCCGCCGACCCCACCGTCCTGCATCCCATGCCCGACCAGCCCCGCGTGGTGCTCCTCAAACCGCTGGTGAAGTCCCCGCTGATCGAGGTCGGGGAGTTCTCGTACTACGACGACCCGGACCATGCCACCGCGTTCGAGGCCCGCAACGTGCTCTACCACTACGGGCCCGAGCGGCTCGTCATCGGGAAGTTCTGCGCGCTCGGCACCGGCGTACGGTTCCTCATGAACGGCGCCAACCACCGCATGGACGGGCCCTCCACCTTCCCGTTCCCCACCATGGGGGGATCCTGGGCCGAACACTTCGACCTGCTCACGGGTCTGCCCAACCGGGGGGACACGGTGGTCGGCAACGACGTCTGGTTCGGCTTCGGTACGACCGTCATGCCGGGCGTACGCATCGGACACGGCGCGATCATCGCAGCGGGCTCCGTGGTCACCGGGGACGTCCCCGACTACGGCGTGGTCGGCGGCAACCCCGCTCGCCTGATCCGCACGCGGTACGCGGAGCGGGACATCGCCCGGCTCCTGGCGGTGGCCTGGTGGGACTGGCCTGTCGTAGCCATCACCGAGCACCTGCGCACCATCATGTCCGGCAGCGTCGAAGACCTGGAGAACGCGGCACCACGGCGTTGA
- a CDS encoding PP2C family protein-serine/threonine phosphatase — protein sequence MTTAPTPPGTRPAEAIYRVLLIEDDEGDALLVEELLHDTGLRFELTTCTSLAEARSELTTPLIDCILLDLHLPDVSGTNAVTAVRGFAPHTAVIVLTGLSESQAGPEAMAAGAQDYLVKGKVEADLLRRTLQYAVYRSQTERASAEAQAARLRAGENARLERGLLPQPILDTSTVTVTSRYLPGGELALLGGDFLDVVECDDGLLRAVVGDVSGHGPDAAALGVCLRIAWRSLVLGGHRGPDLLHLMERILIAERGSHSLFATCALLTLDEKARTATLHLAGHHEPLLTTPEGTREVVAELGIALGIAPEQRSWAATVIPLPESGALTLYTDGLTEGHNGTADGRLGVEGLLNLIDQLPPTDPAAHVDRLIKETHALNAGRHSDDLAVLRLDWGSS from the coding sequence ATGACCACAGCGCCGACACCACCTGGCACGAGACCGGCGGAAGCGATCTACCGCGTCCTCCTGATCGAGGACGACGAAGGCGACGCCCTGCTCGTGGAGGAGCTCCTCCACGACACCGGCCTGCGCTTCGAGCTCACCACGTGCACCAGCCTGGCCGAGGCCCGCTCCGAACTCACCACCCCGCTCATCGACTGCATCCTCCTCGATCTGCACCTGCCGGACGTCTCGGGCACCAACGCGGTGACCGCCGTCCGCGGCTTCGCCCCGCACACCGCGGTGATCGTCCTGACCGGGCTCTCCGAGTCGCAGGCCGGCCCCGAAGCCATGGCCGCCGGCGCCCAGGACTACCTGGTCAAGGGAAAGGTCGAAGCGGACCTGCTGCGCCGCACCCTGCAGTACGCCGTCTACCGCAGCCAGACCGAACGGGCGAGCGCCGAAGCACAGGCGGCCCGGCTGCGCGCCGGGGAGAACGCCCGCCTGGAGCGGGGTCTGCTGCCCCAGCCGATCCTCGACACCTCCACCGTCACGGTGACCTCGCGCTATCTGCCGGGCGGCGAACTGGCCCTGCTCGGCGGAGACTTCCTGGACGTCGTGGAATGCGACGACGGATTGCTGCGCGCCGTCGTCGGCGACGTCAGCGGCCACGGCCCCGACGCGGCCGCGCTCGGCGTCTGCCTGCGCATCGCCTGGCGCTCACTGGTCCTCGGCGGACACCGCGGCCCGGACCTCCTGCACCTCATGGAACGCATCCTGATCGCCGAACGCGGCAGCCACAGCCTGTTCGCCACCTGCGCCCTGCTCACCCTCGACGAGAAGGCCCGCACCGCCACCCTGCACCTCGCAGGCCACCACGAGCCCCTGCTCACCACGCCGGAGGGCACCCGTGAAGTGGTCGCGGAACTCGGGATCGCCCTGGGGATCGCACCGGAGCAGCGCAGCTGGGCGGCGACGGTCATTCCGCTCCCGGAATCCGGAGCTCTGACGCTCTACACCGACGGCCTGACCGAGGGCCACAACGGCACGGCGGACGGCCGTCTCGGCGTCGAGGGGCTCCTGAACCTGATCGACCAGCTGCCGCCTACCGATCCCGCCGCTCACGTGGACCGCCTCATCAAGGAGACCCACGCGCTCAACGCGGGACGCCACTCCGACGACCTCGCGGTGCTCCGCCTCGACTGGGGAAGCAGCTGA
- a CDS encoding sensor histidine kinase: protein MTGDETLSRPRGLSSWTTSRWLRVGVAASLALLTALGLIGAWVLGRTASLSDDLVDVKSQALGTSYRLESAMLNQETGIRGYGITGNPEFLTPYRQGIEEQTADTARLAHLLKGDPRGLADVRAVQDAVETWQARIARPIAASPAGTPSALATERAAEGKTDFDRVRTALAGQQDRLRAAQDRARDDLASTMRLRNWVFATIAIVILALAGLVFEALRRGVTEPLGRLGTDAREISKGHFTRPIAATGPADLRRLSGEIEVMRQRLVQELEVSEESRRLLDAKTADLQRSNSELEQFAYVASHDLQEPLRKVSSFTQLLQRRYAGQLDDKADQYIGFAVDGANRMQVLINDLLDFSRVGRVHHAHQSVDLGSVMKQTLSALSVSIEETGAEITCDELPSLVADPTQMGMLWQNLIGNAVKFRRPDQHPHIHVAVAQEGPLWRFTVTDDGIGIAPEYAEKVFVIFQRLHTKDVYSGSGIGLAMCKKIVEFHGGTIAVDPEYTDGARITFTLAEAPPSIGGPDTGSEAADPDPEHAEPTP, encoded by the coding sequence ATGACCGGCGACGAGACGCTGTCGCGTCCGCGGGGGCTTTCCTCGTGGACGACTTCGCGATGGCTGCGGGTGGGAGTGGCCGCGTCCCTGGCGCTCCTCACCGCCCTGGGCCTGATCGGAGCATGGGTGCTCGGGCGGACCGCCTCGCTCAGCGACGATCTGGTGGACGTCAAGTCCCAGGCGCTGGGTACCTCCTACCGCCTGGAATCGGCGATGCTCAATCAGGAGACCGGAATCCGAGGGTACGGGATCACCGGAAACCCCGAATTCCTCACGCCCTATCGGCAGGGAATCGAAGAGCAGACGGCCGACACCGCGCGCCTGGCGCACCTGCTCAAGGGAGACCCTCGCGGCCTGGCCGATGTGCGCGCCGTGCAGGACGCGGTGGAGACCTGGCAAGCGAGGATCGCCCGGCCGATCGCGGCCTCACCGGCCGGAACGCCCTCCGCGCTGGCCACCGAGCGCGCCGCCGAGGGCAAGACCGACTTCGACCGGGTGCGGACGGCCCTGGCCGGGCAGCAGGACCGGCTGCGGGCCGCACAGGACCGGGCTCGAGATGACCTTGCGTCCACGATGCGGCTGCGGAACTGGGTGTTCGCCACGATCGCGATCGTCATCCTGGCGCTGGCGGGTCTGGTCTTCGAGGCGCTGCGCCGCGGTGTCACCGAGCCCCTGGGCCGCCTCGGCACCGACGCCCGGGAGATCTCCAAGGGCCACTTCACCCGCCCCATCGCGGCGACCGGCCCCGCGGACCTGCGCCGGCTGAGCGGCGAGATCGAGGTCATGCGCCAGCGCCTGGTCCAGGAGCTGGAGGTCAGCGAGGAGTCCCGCCGCCTCCTCGACGCGAAGACCGCGGACCTCCAGCGCTCCAACTCCGAGCTCGAGCAGTTCGCTTACGTGGCCTCCCACGACCTGCAGGAGCCGCTGCGCAAGGTCTCCAGCTTCACCCAGCTGCTCCAGCGCCGGTACGCCGGCCAGCTGGACGACAAGGCGGATCAGTACATCGGCTTCGCGGTCGACGGGGCGAACCGCATGCAGGTCCTCATCAACGACCTCCTCGACTTCTCCCGGGTGGGCCGCGTCCACCACGCCCACCAGAGCGTCGACCTCGGCTCGGTGATGAAGCAGACCCTCTCCGCCCTGAGCGTCAGCATCGAGGAAACCGGCGCGGAGATCACCTGCGACGAACTGCCGAGCCTCGTCGCCGACCCCACACAGATGGGCATGCTGTGGCAGAACCTGATCGGCAACGCCGTGAAGTTCCGCCGCCCGGATCAGCATCCGCACATCCATGTCGCGGTGGCTCAGGAGGGCCCGCTGTGGCGCTTCACGGTGACCGACGACGGCATCGGCATCGCGCCCGAATACGCGGAGAAGGTCTTCGTGATCTTCCAACGGCTGCACACCAAGGACGTCTACAGCGGCAGCGGCATCGGTCTCGCGATGTGCAAGAAGATCGTCGAGTTCCACGGCGGAACCATCGCGGTCGATCCCGAGTACACGGACGGCGCCCGCATCACGTTCACCCTGGCCGAGGCGCCGCCCTCGATCGGTGGTCCCGACACCGGCTCCGAGGCCGCCGACCCCGACCCCGAGCACGCGGAGCCGACGCCATGA
- a CDS encoding DUF6629 family protein: MCWSATADLAAGAGIAAVGAAAVICAARRPRDLPLAALPLLLGAHQIVEAAVWHNEGGSGPATVAWAVIALPLLALWVPVAVLCAAPAHARRRLLVPLAAGAATSAVLAYALATRTVTAEIRGHTVGYSLGLSQAALVVLGYLVATIGSLLVSGDRGLVLFGVLVAVGAAVSFVLWRQEYISTWCAFAALCSVVLLRWVGRRRRAGTAAVGPAA; the protein is encoded by the coding sequence ATGTGCTGGAGTGCGACCGCCGACCTCGCCGCGGGGGCGGGCATCGCCGCGGTAGGGGCCGCCGCGGTGATCTGCGCGGCTCGACGCCCCCGTGATCTGCCGCTGGCCGCTCTGCCGCTCCTCCTGGGGGCCCACCAGATCGTTGAGGCCGCCGTCTGGCACAACGAAGGCGGCAGCGGGCCCGCCACGGTCGCCTGGGCCGTCATCGCGCTTCCGCTGCTGGCCCTGTGGGTACCCGTGGCCGTGCTCTGCGCCGCGCCGGCGCACGCCAGGCGCCGGCTGCTCGTCCCGCTGGCGGCGGGAGCCGCGACCAGCGCGGTCCTGGCGTACGCCCTGGCGACCCGCACCGTGACCGCCGAGATCCGGGGACACACGGTGGGCTACTCCCTGGGGCTGTCCCAGGCCGCACTCGTCGTCCTCGGCTACCTCGTCGCCACGATCGGCTCCCTGCTCGTCTCCGGTGACCGCGGTCTGGTCCTGTTCGGTGTGCTGGTCGCCGTCGGCGCCGCGGTGTCCTTCGTGCTGTGGCGGCAGGAGTACATCTCGACGTGGTGCGCCTTCGCCGCGCTGTGCTCGGTCGTTCTGCTGCGGTGGGTGGGGCGGCGCCGTCGCGCCGGTACCGCTGCCGTCGGACCCGCGGCATGA
- a CDS encoding PIG-L family deacetylase: protein MSSPAIKVPADLPAPHMQICAHTDDDLYFMTPDLLQSVRAGVPVVSVYLTTGEADGLNLASDDPARKTATPDYPGYTAARQHGIRAAYAAMITGSRRAPWVRETLDVSEGVVAEINTLEEGRVTLIFLNLRTCVALPEQKVLHLWSNKITELGTLRPSDSPIPARGDGRTLTRDGVISTLADLLTAYRPAVVRVMNPDPDRTRYDSATDTITYCDNSDHTAAALFALAALRVYEARDQSHRPVVESYSGYCNKLQPDNLSPAAAAEKFHYLAIYGGEDGHECTKGPGQCGDRPLGNRAFNRYYGQSTTHRWRGSTTWLQPRGDGRLTAFAVLGGRPVLWIQDTPGGDSWSGPETLGLWPDGDEARCLPRLDAVRDGQGRIHVFAVRALIALDPEEHRREVMHLQQDTPDGRFGAWQSLSSPHDRHNAIRRRALGMPTALTTSSGHPQIVLRNFGTGLSARTATDGGWGPWTDLHGGTLEGASAITLRNGHSEIYATTKTSMLRWHQPKPDGPLARDYATQLARPAGSTTLLEQTDGRLVMFSRQPGTGWLLAHRQLEPGGAWDTQPQLVDTTPGFGSVAATPLAGDSAVVLVQRRDDGTLAFSRQPLDGSPFSTEWAPCGGGPFAHTQAAALDAEGRLVVTTIGIDAQLHVITVRPTDEGVNAWPVRELSTHLPPA from the coding sequence TTGTCGAGCCCTGCGATCAAGGTGCCGGCCGACCTGCCTGCTCCGCACATGCAGATCTGTGCGCACACGGACGACGACCTGTACTTCATGACACCGGACCTGCTGCAGAGCGTTCGGGCCGGCGTACCGGTCGTCAGCGTGTACCTCACCACGGGTGAGGCCGACGGTCTGAACCTGGCCTCCGACGACCCCGCCCGCAAGACGGCCACCCCCGACTATCCGGGCTACACCGCAGCGCGCCAGCACGGCATCAGAGCGGCCTACGCCGCCATGATCACCGGCAGTCGCCGCGCTCCGTGGGTGCGCGAGACGCTCGACGTGAGCGAAGGCGTCGTGGCCGAGATCAACACCCTCGAAGAGGGCCGCGTCACCCTGATCTTCCTCAACCTGCGTACCTGCGTGGCCCTGCCGGAGCAGAAGGTGCTTCACCTCTGGAGCAACAAGATCACCGAGCTGGGCACCCTGCGTCCCAGCGACAGCCCCATCCCGGCTCGTGGTGACGGCCGGACCCTGACCCGTGACGGGGTCATCTCCACTCTTGCCGACCTGCTGACCGCGTACCGGCCGGCGGTGGTCCGCGTCATGAACCCCGACCCCGACCGCACCCGGTACGACTCGGCCACCGACACGATCACCTACTGCGACAACAGCGACCACACCGCTGCCGCCCTGTTCGCCCTGGCCGCCCTGCGGGTCTACGAAGCGCGCGATCAGAGCCACCGTCCGGTCGTGGAGAGCTACTCGGGATACTGCAACAAGCTCCAGCCCGACAACCTCAGCCCTGCCGCCGCCGCCGAGAAGTTCCACTACCTCGCCATCTACGGTGGCGAAGACGGTCACGAGTGCACCAAGGGGCCGGGGCAATGCGGCGACCGCCCCCTCGGCAACCGCGCGTTCAACCGCTATTACGGTCAGAGCACCACGCACCGCTGGCGCGGCAGCACCACCTGGCTGCAGCCGCGTGGCGACGGCCGTCTCACCGCCTTCGCCGTCCTCGGTGGCCGCCCCGTTCTGTGGATCCAGGACACCCCCGGCGGCGATTCCTGGAGCGGCCCCGAAACGCTGGGGCTGTGGCCCGACGGCGACGAGGCACGCTGTCTGCCCCGGCTCGACGCCGTACGCGACGGACAGGGCCGCATTCACGTGTTCGCGGTCCGTGCCCTGATCGCGCTCGACCCGGAGGAGCACCGCCGCGAGGTCATGCACCTCCAGCAGGACACCCCCGACGGCCGCTTCGGCGCATGGCAGTCGCTGAGCAGCCCGCACGACCGGCACAACGCCATCCGTCGCCGCGCCCTCGGTATGCCCACCGCCTTGACCACCTCCTCCGGGCATCCGCAGATCGTGCTGCGCAACTTCGGCACCGGCCTCAGCGCGCGCACCGCCACCGACGGCGGCTGGGGCCCCTGGACCGATCTCCACGGCGGAACGCTCGAGGGCGCCAGCGCCATCACCCTGCGCAACGGCCACAGCGAGATCTACGCCACCACCAAGACCAGCATGCTGCGCTGGCACCAGCCCAAGCCCGACGGGCCCCTGGCCCGTGACTACGCCACCCAGCTCGCCCGCCCCGCCGGCTCGACGACCCTGCTGGAACAGACCGACGGCCGCCTGGTGATGTTCTCCCGCCAGCCGGGCACCGGCTGGCTTCTCGCCCACCGTCAACTCGAACCCGGGGGCGCGTGGGACACCCAGCCCCAACTCGTCGACACCACCCCCGGCTTCGGGTCCGTCGCGGCCACCCCCCTTGCCGGGGACAGCGCCGTCGTTCTCGTCCAGCGCCGCGACGACGGAACGCTGGCCTTCAGCCGCCAGCCGTTGGACGGCAGCCCGTTCTCCACCGAGTGGGCGCCCTGCGGCGGCGGCCCGTTCGCCCACACGCAGGCCGCCGCCCTCGACGCCGAAGGCCGCCTCGTCGTCACGACGATCGGCATCGACGCCCAGCTGCACGTCATCACCGTCCGGCCCACGGACGAGGGCGTCAACGCGTGGCCGGTCCGGGAACTGAGCACCCACCTCCCGCCGGCCTGA
- a CDS encoding diacylglycerol/lipid kinase family protein has product MLRRAADHDAVWLGAAAVLGACGGRSARRAALRGIGSVALVVAINHALAKPAARSSRPLLDALPGVFPRPSTSSLPSSAMASAAAFASGVVLESPRYGMAALPFAAGLAYVRAQGGLDHRRRAAAGALVGMGAALLTCRWWPVKPEAAAAAAPPRKPAPALKQGKGLQLIVNPSSGVAWSKDTTETLRALLPEAAITLFEPGDDLLALLDQAAVRAVAEGGALGVCGGDGTVNAGSATAARHQVPLAVFPGGTFNHFAVDLGNQTMDDVARAIQAGDAVTADVGRASSAGDDEHQLFLNTFSIGVYSELVHARERLEKRIGKWPALVVGLAKVLATGSPLSVVVNGRARRLWLLFAGNGIYHPAGFAPTYRTQLDDGLLDVRAVEAGTPLARTRLLLAVLTGTLHSSRVLTTAQVRRLELEVLEGEPHLAYDGEVTDATYRHLVLDKIPQAVTLYRPADQDQWLR; this is encoded by the coding sequence GTGCTGCGCCGGGCCGCCGACCACGACGCGGTGTGGCTGGGTGCGGCAGCGGTGCTGGGCGCTTGCGGAGGCCGCAGCGCGCGCCGGGCGGCGCTGCGCGGCATCGGCTCGGTGGCCCTCGTCGTCGCGATCAACCACGCCCTGGCCAAGCCGGCCGCACGGAGCTCGCGGCCCCTCCTGGACGCCCTCCCCGGCGTCTTCCCCCGCCCGAGCACCTCGTCCCTGCCGTCGAGCGCCATGGCGTCGGCCGCGGCCTTCGCGTCCGGAGTCGTCCTGGAGTCGCCCCGCTACGGCATGGCCGCGCTGCCGTTCGCCGCGGGACTGGCCTACGTACGCGCACAGGGCGGCCTCGACCACCGGCGCCGCGCCGCGGCGGGCGCGCTCGTCGGGATGGGAGCCGCGCTGCTCACCTGCCGGTGGTGGCCCGTCAAGCCGGAGGCCGCGGCCGCCGCCGCCCCTCCGCGCAAGCCGGCGCCCGCCCTCAAGCAGGGCAAGGGGCTTCAGCTGATCGTCAACCCGTCCTCCGGCGTCGCCTGGTCGAAGGACACCACCGAGACCCTGCGCGCCCTGCTGCCCGAAGCGGCGATCACCCTCTTCGAACCGGGCGACGACCTCCTGGCCCTGCTCGACCAGGCGGCCGTACGAGCCGTCGCGGAGGGAGGCGCGCTCGGCGTGTGCGGCGGCGACGGGACGGTCAACGCGGGCAGCGCGACGGCCGCCCGCCACCAGGTGCCCCTCGCCGTCTTCCCCGGTGGCACCTTCAACCACTTCGCCGTGGACCTGGGCAACCAGACCATGGACGACGTCGCCCGCGCGATCCAGGCCGGCGACGCGGTCACCGCGGACGTGGGCCGCGCGTCGTCCGCCGGCGACGACGAACACCAGCTCTTCCTCAACACGTTCAGCATCGGCGTGTATTCGGAGCTCGTGCACGCCAGGGAACGCCTCGAAAAGCGCATCGGGAAGTGGCCGGCGCTGGTCGTCGGCCTGGCCAAGGTCCTCGCCACCGGCAGCCCGCTCTCGGTGGTCGTCAACGGCCGCGCCCGCCGGCTCTGGCTGCTGTTCGCGGGCAACGGGATCTACCACCCCGCCGGCTTCGCGCCCACGTACCGCACCCAGCTCGACGACGGCCTGCTCGACGTCCGCGCGGTGGAGGCCGGCACTCCGCTGGCCCGCACGCGACTGCTGCTCGCCGTCCTGACCGGCACCCTGCACAGTTCCCGGGTTCTGACGACCGCTCAGGTGCGCCGCCTGGAGCTCGAAGTCCTCGAAGGCGAACCGCACTTGGCGTACGACGGTGAAGTGACCGATGCCACCTACCGGCATCTGGTGCTCGACAAGATCCCCCAGGCGGTCACGCTGTACCGCCCCGCCGACCAGGACCAGTGGCTGCGCTGA